A section of the Planctomycetota bacterium genome encodes:
- a CDS encoding NTP transferase domain-containing protein: MSLENVKAVVLAAGKGVRMKSERAKVLHEVLGRPVLDYVLRHLRAAGVEDIVLVVGHQADRVRAAAPGCRCVEQKEQKGTGHALLSAEPALAGFSGDLFVLAGDAPLIGPNTLRRMLDEHRRAGRDATFLSACLDDPTGYGRVLRDRATGRFLRFVEEADAAPEQKNIPECNSGAYVLRAPAIFEALREVRPDNAKGEIYLTDALAVLASRGRPVDACRSQNPAEIYGINTRRDLVAVTNFLRWKILEHHMDGGVTVVDPSTTFIEDDVTIGADTVIHPFTVIRRGVSIGRGCEVGPFSHLRPGTVLEDGAEIGNFVEVKKSRVGPHSKAKHLTYLGDAVLGAHVNIGAGTITANYDGVSKHPTIIEDGVQTGSHTVLVAPVRVGKGAKTGAGAVVAKGEVPPGAVVVGVPARPLRPKAPPEAGKKASS; this comes from the coding sequence GTGTCGCTCGAGAACGTCAAGGCCGTCGTCCTGGCCGCCGGCAAAGGCGTCCGGATGAAGTCCGAACGCGCCAAGGTCCTTCACGAGGTCCTCGGCCGGCCGGTCCTGGACTACGTTCTTCGCCACCTGCGGGCGGCGGGCGTCGAAGATATCGTTCTCGTCGTCGGCCACCAGGCCGACCGCGTCCGGGCCGCCGCGCCCGGCTGCCGCTGCGTCGAACAAAAAGAACAGAAAGGGACCGGCCACGCGCTCCTTTCGGCCGAGCCGGCGCTGGCCGGATTCTCCGGCGATCTTTTCGTCCTGGCCGGCGACGCGCCCCTCATCGGACCCAATACCCTGCGGCGGATGCTCGACGAGCACCGCCGCGCCGGCCGCGACGCCACCTTCCTCTCCGCCTGCCTCGACGACCCCACCGGCTACGGCCGCGTTCTGCGCGACCGCGCCACCGGACGGTTCCTCCGCTTCGTCGAAGAGGCCGACGCCGCCCCCGAGCAGAAAAACATCCCCGAATGCAACTCCGGAGCCTACGTCCTGCGCGCCCCCGCGATCTTCGAGGCCCTCCGCGAGGTCCGCCCCGACAACGCCAAGGGCGAAATCTACCTTACCGACGCGCTGGCGGTCCTGGCCTCCCGCGGCCGCCCCGTGGACGCCTGCCGCTCCCAGAACCCCGCCGAGATCTACGGCATCAACACCCGCCGCGACCTCGTCGCCGTCACGAATTTCCTGCGCTGGAAAATCCTCGAGCATCACATGGACGGCGGCGTCACCGTCGTCGATCCCTCCACGACCTTCATCGAGGACGACGTGACGATCGGCGCGGACACCGTGATCCACCCCTTCACGGTCATCCGCCGCGGCGTGTCGATCGGCCGGGGCTGCGAGGTGGGCCCGTTCTCCCACCTGCGGCCGGGAACCGTCCTGGAGGACGGCGCGGAGATCGGAAATTTCGTCGAGGTGAAGAAATCCCGCGTGGGGCCGCACTCCAAGGCCAAGCACCTCACGTACCTCGGGGACGCCGTTTTGGGGGCCCACGTCAACATCGGCGCCGGCACGATCACCGCCAACTACGACGGCGTCTCGAAGCACCCCACGATCATCGAGGACGGCGTCCAGACGGGTTCCCACACGGTGCTCGTGGCGCCCGTCCGGGTGGGGAAGGGCGCCAAGACGGGCGCCGGGGCCGTCGTCGCCAAGGGCGAGGTGCCTCCGGGCGCCGTCGTCGTGGGGGTTCCGGCGCGGCCGCTTCGTCCCAAGGCGCCGCCCGAGGCGGGGAAGAAGGCGTCCTCATGA
- a CDS encoding response regulator — translation MADDDASIRTYLAAMLSGDGWEVDWCEDGVSALEAARSGAHELLILDVLMPRLTGLEVLREVRAWGSRVPVMLISGTLWDGVIRAASAMSGPTVCLAKPFGPADVRRALARLGEAVRRGFG, via the coding sequence GTGGCGGACGACGACGCCTCGATCCGGACGTACTTGGCGGCGATGCTGTCGGGCGACGGATGGGAAGTGGATTGGTGCGAAGACGGCGTTTCGGCGCTTGAGGCGGCTCGCTCGGGGGCGCATGAGCTTCTGATCCTGGACGTTCTCATGCCGCGCCTGACGGGACTGGAGGTCCTGCGGGAAGTGCGGGCATGGGGATCGCGGGTGCCGGTCATGCTTATTTCCGGGACGCTCTGGGACGGGGTGATCCGGGCGGCTTCGGCGATGAGCGGGCCGACGGTCTGCCTGGCCAAGCCTTTCGGGCCGGCCGACGTTCGGCGCGCCCTGGCGCGCCTGGGGGAGGCGGTCCGGCGCGGGTTCGGGTAA
- the rpsR gene encoding 30S ribosomal protein S18, producing the protein MPRVERDRDERDDRRKKYTKFRKDNRCRFCRDQVGEVDYKDLQVLFKLCTGQGKLYSRKRSGNCAYHQRSAQAAVKRARFMAMLPYVGTGSL; encoded by the coding sequence ATGCCTCGAGTCGAACGCGACCGCGATGAGCGGGACGACCGGCGCAAGAAGTACACCAAGTTCCGCAAGGACAACCGGTGCCGCTTCTGCCGCGACCAGGTCGGAGAGGTGGACTACAAGGACCTCCAGGTCCTGTTCAAGCTGTGCACCGGGCAGGGGAAGCTCTATTCCCGCAAGCGCTCCGGCAACTGCGCGTATCATCAGCGCAGCGCGCAGGCCGCCGTCAAGCGCGCCCGCTTCATGGCCATGCTTCCGTACGTGGGAACCGGCAGCCTGTAA
- a CDS encoding 50S ribosomal protein L25, translating to MAESFMIDAEKRDRLGTRVARRYRKAGKIPAVLARKGEAPLHLLVDAREFERVVKRHARIVTLRHPAGQDKVFIKEVQYDHLDEHMIHVDFAKVAMDELLTLEVPLVLKGKPVGVTEEGGVLDQYVKTLRIQCLPDAIPEAVEADVTGLKKDVNLTVKDLKPPAGVKILNEPDLTVAVVTEHKVEEAPAAAAAAPGPTEPEVIKKEKPEEGAEEAPKKEAPKKEEKK from the coding sequence ATGGCCGAATCCTTCATGATCGACGCCGAGAAGCGCGACCGGCTGGGCACGCGCGTGGCGCGCCGCTACCGCAAGGCGGGCAAGATTCCCGCGGTCCTGGCCCGGAAGGGCGAGGCGCCGCTTCACCTGCTCGTGGACGCGCGGGAGTTCGAGCGCGTGGTCAAGCGGCACGCCCGCATCGTGACCCTGCGCCACCCCGCCGGACAGGACAAGGTGTTCATCAAGGAGGTGCAGTACGACCACCTGGACGAGCACATGATCCACGTGGACTTCGCCAAGGTGGCCATGGACGAGCTTCTGACGCTCGAGGTGCCCCTCGTGCTCAAGGGCAAGCCCGTGGGGGTGACGGAGGAGGGCGGCGTCCTCGATCAGTACGTCAAGACCCTGCGCATTCAGTGCCTCCCGGACGCGATTCCGGAGGCGGTCGAGGCGGACGTGACGGGGCTCAAGAAGGACGTCAACCTGACGGTCAAGGATCTGAAGCCTCCGGCGGGGGTCAAGATCCTCAACGAGCCGGATCTGACCGTGGCCGTGGTCACGGAGCACAAGGTCGAGGAGGCGCCGGCGGCGGCCGCGGCGGCGCCCGGGCCCACGGAGCCCGAGGTCATCAAGAAGGAGAAGCCCGAGGAGGGCGCCGAGGAGGCTCCGAAGAAGGAAGCTCCCAAGAAGGAGGAGAAGAAGTAG
- the dnaB gene encoding replicative DNA helicase: protein MTTAARNPVPPADVLRAAPLPQSREAEMALLGAMIYDNEIIGDVVELVNQREMFAFPAHQTIFEAILRLHLDRKPIDLVVLRDELARDRRLESVGGAEYLASLVGNLPDSAHAPEYARTVYEKFVLRNIIETCNRIVHQATQVTEDVEAVREEAERALFQALARGEKGTVRTMTDILHETFQKIQDFHDRKGRLLGMPTGFYELDDLLSGLQAGQLYIIAGRPSMGKTSLAMSIIENVALKEQKRVLFFSLEMAAEQIAQQMLCSHTRVPSHLLRTGKISEEDYYRLTLAAGTLSEARIFIDDSADLSALEVRTRARRMKAKEGLDLVVVDYLQKMHARQGNRAPESRQLEIAMISSNLKAMAKELNVPVIALAQLNRAPEGREDRKPMLSDLRESGAIEQDADAVMLLYREEYYNPDTEKKGVAEVILAKNRTGPTDTVELAFLKDFTRFENLAARPT from the coding sequence ATGACGACCGCCGCCCGCAACCCGGTGCCGCCCGCCGACGTCCTCCGGGCCGCCCCGCTGCCCCAGAGCCGGGAGGCCGAAATGGCCCTCCTCGGGGCGATGATCTACGACAACGAGATCATCGGCGACGTCGTCGAGCTCGTCAACCAGCGGGAGATGTTCGCCTTTCCCGCCCATCAGACGATCTTCGAGGCGATCCTGCGGCTGCACCTGGACCGCAAGCCGATCGACCTCGTGGTCCTGCGGGACGAGCTGGCCCGCGACCGGCGCCTGGAGTCCGTCGGCGGCGCGGAATACCTGGCCTCCCTGGTCGGAAACCTCCCCGACTCCGCCCACGCCCCCGAATACGCCCGCACCGTCTACGAGAAATTCGTCCTGCGCAACATCATCGAGACCTGCAACCGCATCGTCCACCAGGCCACCCAGGTCACCGAGGACGTCGAGGCCGTCCGCGAGGAAGCCGAGCGCGCGCTCTTCCAGGCCCTGGCCCGCGGCGAGAAGGGCACCGTGCGCACCATGACCGACATCCTCCACGAGACCTTCCAGAAGATTCAGGACTTTCACGACCGCAAAGGCCGTCTCCTCGGGATGCCCACGGGCTTCTACGAACTGGACGACCTTCTGTCGGGTCTTCAGGCGGGCCAGCTCTACATCATCGCCGGCCGTCCCTCCATGGGGAAGACCAGCCTGGCGATGAGCATCATCGAGAACGTCGCCCTCAAGGAGCAGAAACGGGTCCTGTTCTTCTCCCTCGAAATGGCCGCCGAGCAGATCGCCCAGCAGATGCTCTGCTCCCATACCCGCGTCCCTTCCCACCTCCTGCGCACGGGAAAGATCTCCGAGGAGGATTACTACCGGCTGACCCTGGCCGCCGGGACCCTGAGCGAGGCCCGCATCTTCATCGACGACTCGGCCGACCTCTCCGCCCTCGAGGTGCGCACCCGCGCGCGGCGCATGAAGGCCAAGGAAGGACTCGACCTCGTCGTCGTCGATTACCTGCAGAAGATGCACGCCCGCCAGGGGAACCGCGCCCCGGAGTCCCGCCAGCTCGAGATCGCCATGATCTCCTCCAACCTCAAGGCCATGGCCAAGGAGCTCAACGTGCCGGTGATCGCCCTGGCCCAGCTCAACCGCGCGCCCGAGGGACGCGAGGACCGCAAGCCCATGCTCTCCGACCTGCGCGAGTCGGGCGCCATCGAGCAGGACGCCGACGCCGTGATGCTCCTCTATCGCGAGGAGTACTACAACCCCGACACCGAAAAGAAGGGCGTGGCGGAGGTGATCCTGGCCAAGAACCGCACCGGCCCGACCGACACCGTGGAGCTGGCGTTCCTTAAGGACTTCACCCGCTTCGAAAATCTCGCGGCGCGCCCCACGTAG
- a CDS encoding ribose-phosphate pyrophosphokinase, producing MKNSLAVFSGNANPALAKRVCDYLGLPLGRADIGRFPDGEIDLKILEDVRGADVYVVQPTCPPVNENLMELLILIDCLRRASAERITAVVPYFGYARQDRKAEGRVPISAKLVANLITAAGASRVLSVDLHAPQIQGFFDIPTDHLYAAPVLIEYFRRLDLKDVTVVSPDVGGIKMARAYAKRLGAGLAICDKRRSGPTETEVMHVIGDVQKRNVVLVDDMISTGTSITEAARACRQHGARDIYICATHAVLAASAVEKLARAPLKEVVVTDTIPLDGKEKQLGNLRILSIANLLGEAIRRIHHSESVSSLFL from the coding sequence ATGAAGAATTCGCTGGCCGTCTTCTCGGGAAACGCCAACCCGGCGCTCGCCAAACGGGTCTGCGACTACCTGGGGCTTCCCCTGGGCCGCGCCGACATCGGCCGGTTCCCCGACGGGGAAATCGATCTCAAGATTCTCGAGGACGTCCGCGGCGCCGACGTCTACGTGGTCCAGCCCACCTGCCCGCCCGTCAACGAAAACCTGATGGAGCTCCTGATCCTCATCGACTGCCTGCGGCGGGCGAGCGCCGAGCGGATCACGGCGGTGGTGCCCTATTTCGGCTACGCCCGGCAGGACCGCAAGGCCGAAGGACGCGTCCCCATCAGCGCCAAGCTCGTCGCCAACCTCATCACCGCCGCCGGCGCCAGCCGCGTCCTCTCGGTGGACCTCCACGCCCCCCAGATCCAGGGCTTTTTCGACATCCCCACCGACCACCTGTACGCCGCGCCCGTCCTCATCGAATACTTCCGGCGTCTCGATCTCAAGGACGTCACGGTGGTTTCCCCGGACGTGGGCGGCATCAAGATGGCCCGCGCGTACGCCAAGCGCCTGGGGGCGGGACTGGCCATCTGCGACAAGCGCCGCAGCGGTCCCACGGAAACCGAGGTCATGCACGTCATCGGCGACGTCCAGAAGCGGAACGTCGTTCTCGTGGACGACATGATTTCCACGGGCACCTCGATCACCGAAGCCGCCCGGGCCTGCCGGCAGCACGGCGCCCGCGACATCTACATCTGCGCCACTCACGCCGTCCTGGCGGCCAGCGCGGTCGAGAAACTCGCCCGCGCGCCGCTCAAGGAGGTCGTCGTCACCGACACGATCCCCCTGGACGGAAAGGAAAAGCAGCTCGGGAACCTCCGGATTCTGTCGATCGCCAACCTCCTCGGGGAGGCGATCCGCCGGATCCATCATTCGGAATCCGTCAGCAGCCTGTTCCTGTAG
- the rplI gene encoding 50S ribosomal protein L9, which translates to MKVLLWQDVEKLGKRGEIVEVRDGYARNYLLPRRLAGIPTPAAYRELELEKRRAAKREAALISDAKAVAEKLAALPSVSIEVNTNEQGQLYGSVTPTMIADALRAQGLKVEAKAIEIPEPIKQAGTYEVTIHLHRDVRPALKVWVLSTRAVQPGEKKAEDAAPPAP; encoded by the coding sequence ATGAAAGTGCTGCTCTGGCAGGACGTCGAGAAACTGGGAAAGCGCGGCGAGATCGTGGAGGTCCGCGACGGCTACGCGCGCAACTACCTGCTTCCCCGGCGGCTGGCGGGGATCCCCACGCCCGCCGCCTACCGGGAGCTGGAGCTCGAGAAGCGCCGCGCCGCCAAGCGCGAGGCCGCGCTCATCAGCGACGCGAAAGCCGTCGCCGAGAAGCTGGCCGCCCTCCCTTCGGTCTCGATCGAGGTCAATACCAACGAACAGGGCCAGCTCTACGGGAGCGTGACCCCGACCATGATCGCCGACGCCCTCCGCGCCCAGGGCCTCAAGGTCGAGGCCAAGGCGATCGAGATCCCCGAACCCATCAAGCAGGCCGGGACGTACGAGGTCACGATCCACCTTCACCGCGACGTGCGGCCCGCCCTCAAGGTGTGGGTCCTCTCCACCCGGGCCGTCCAGCCCGGCGAGAAGAAGGCCGAGGACGCCGCGCCGCCCGCGCCGTAG
- the ssb gene encoding single-stranded DNA-binding protein codes for MASVNKVLLLGNLTRDPELRYTPQGAAVCEFSLALNRAYTSKQTGQRVEEVSFVDVVAWARTAELCAEYLKKGRQVFVEGRLTQDRWESPEGKKMSKLRVTAEAVTFLGGRPAGEARPGAAPGSAPAAAEEAPPEPDAEMPF; via the coding sequence ATGGCCAGCGTGAACAAGGTGCTCTTGCTCGGGAACCTGACGCGCGACCCGGAGCTCCGCTACACCCCGCAGGGCGCGGCGGTGTGCGAGTTCTCGCTGGCGCTCAATCGGGCGTACACGAGCAAGCAGACGGGCCAGCGCGTGGAGGAAGTGTCGTTCGTGGACGTCGTCGCCTGGGCCCGCACGGCGGAGCTGTGCGCCGAGTATCTCAAGAAGGGGCGGCAGGTGTTCGTCGAAGGGCGGCTCACCCAGGACCGCTGGGAGTCCCCGGAAGGCAAGAAGATGAGCAAGCTCCGGGTCACCGCGGAGGCCGTGACCTTCCTGGGCGGGCGCCCCGCCGGCGAGGCCCGGCCCGGGGCCGCGCCGGGGTCCGCCCCCGCGGCCGCCGAGGAGGCTCCCCCGGAGCCCGATGCGGAAATGCCGTTTTGA
- the pth gene encoding aminoacyl-tRNA hydrolase, with protein sequence MKVVLGIGNPGEKYAETRHNVGWKVVDRLAERIGARFRKAGFEFWAAEGRLGRREATLVKTWTYVNETGRAIPEILKRYGDDLLVVCDDVNLPLGALRIRPKGSSGGHNGLRSIEAALGHDAYARLRIGVGGGRPDPDWVLGKFAREERPVIEEAVAAACDAVRCWAEEGLEASMTKFNRRGPPAAEAPGGAAKGGSDR encoded by the coding sequence ATGAAAGTCGTGCTCGGGATCGGCAATCCCGGCGAGAAGTACGCCGAGACGCGCCACAACGTGGGCTGGAAGGTGGTCGACCGGCTGGCGGAGCGGATCGGCGCCCGGTTCCGCAAAGCCGGCTTCGAGTTCTGGGCCGCCGAGGGGCGGCTGGGCCGGCGCGAGGCGACGCTCGTGAAGACGTGGACGTACGTGAACGAAACAGGGCGGGCGATCCCGGAGATCCTGAAGCGGTACGGCGACGACCTTCTCGTCGTGTGCGACGACGTGAACCTGCCGCTGGGGGCCCTGCGGATCCGGCCCAAGGGCTCCAGCGGGGGCCACAACGGCCTGCGCTCGATCGAGGCGGCGCTCGGGCACGACGCCTACGCGCGGCTGAGGATCGGCGTGGGCGGAGGGAGGCCGGACCCCGACTGGGTGCTCGGGAAATTCGCCCGCGAGGAGCGGCCCGTGATCGAGGAGGCCGTGGCGGCCGCCTGCGACGCGGTCCGGTGCTGGGCCGAGGAAGGCCTGGAAGCGTCGATGACGAAGTTCAACCGCCGGGGTCCCCCCGCCGCCGAGGCGCCGGGGGGTGCGGCGAAAGGAGGATCCGACCGGTGA
- a CDS encoding carbohydrate-binding protein, whose product MRYPAAAAALAFVLAACASAESWPGPSRPFRGKIHGIPGMIEAEDFDEGGEGVAYHDAEARNLETRGAPYRESGVDLEWRPEARGGYNLGWTRPGEWLVYTVEVRESGLYRLDTSVACKGPGGTFRIEFGGVDRTGPIEIPDTGGWQYLKPLSREGLRLEAGRWAMRVVLDRPGASGSIGDIDFFTFTRVGP is encoded by the coding sequence ATGCGATATCCCGCCGCCGCGGCGGCGCTGGCGTTCGTCCTGGCCGCCTGCGCGTCCGCCGAGTCCTGGCCCGGGCCTTCGCGTCCGTTCCGGGGCAAGATCCACGGGATCCCCGGCATGATCGAGGCGGAAGATTTCGACGAGGGCGGGGAAGGCGTGGCCTACCACGACGCCGAGGCGCGCAACCTCGAGACCCGCGGCGCCCCGTACCGCGAGTCGGGAGTGGACCTCGAATGGCGTCCCGAGGCGCGCGGGGGCTACAACCTGGGATGGACCCGGCCGGGCGAGTGGCTCGTCTACACGGTGGAGGTCCGGGAATCCGGCCTCTATCGGCTGGATACGAGCGTGGCCTGCAAGGGCCCGGGCGGGACGTTCCGGATCGAGTTCGGCGGCGTGGACCGCACCGGGCCGATCGAGATTCCCGACACCGGAGGATGGCAATACCTCAAGCCTCTTTCCCGCGAAGGCCTCCGCCTGGAGGCGGGCCGCTGGGCGATGAGGGTGGTCCTGGACCGGCCGGGCGCTTCGGGCAGCATCGGAGACATCGACTTCTTCACGTTCACGCGGGTGGGTCCGTGA
- the rpsF gene encoding 30S ribosomal protein S6, producing MSVRTYEGMLLVEPTVASREWNRVVEEVERVAKRNGAAVLQITKWGERKLAYPVRKVNRGAYVLAYLAAPPKAVAKIRADLQLSEVVLRSLILQHEGELRKEPPKDFETAGPLPPKTDLGGRPPGPPRPAFEGRPS from the coding sequence GTGAGCGTGAGAACGTACGAGGGAATGCTTCTGGTGGAGCCCACCGTGGCCAGCCGGGAGTGGAACCGCGTGGTCGAGGAAGTCGAACGCGTGGCCAAGCGCAACGGGGCCGCCGTGCTCCAGATCACCAAGTGGGGGGAGCGCAAGCTCGCCTATCCCGTCCGCAAGGTGAACCGGGGCGCCTACGTCCTGGCGTACCTGGCGGCGCCCCCCAAGGCGGTGGCCAAGATCCGGGCGGACCTGCAGCTTTCGGAAGTGGTCCTCCGGAGCCTGATCCTGCAGCACGAGGGGGAGCTGCGCAAGGAGCCGCCCAAGGATTTCGAGACGGCCGGTCCGCTGCCGCCCAAGACGGATCTGGGCGGCCGCCCGCCGGGGCCCCCGCGTCCGGCGTTCGAGGGCCGTCCGTCGTAA